ATACGCGCGTCCCAGGGCATCTTCAGCGTCAGCCGCACCTGCCCGGTCTGCAACGGCCGCGGCCAGGTCATCGCGTCCCCCTGCCATGCCTGCGGCGGCGCGGGGGTCCGGCGCGCCCGGCGCGAGCTGAACGTGGACATTCCCCCCGGCGTGGACGACGGGCAGCGCCTGCGCGTGCAGGGCGAGGGCGAGGCCGGCCGGAACGGCGGCGGGCGCGGCGACCTCTACATCTCGATCCAGGTCGAATCCCACCCGCTTTTCACGCGCAAGGGCACCACGGTCTACTGCGAGGTGCCCGTCACCTTCGGCCAGGCCGCCCTTGGCGGGTCGGTGGACGTGCCCACCCTCCACGGCATGGTCTCCGTGAAAATCCCCGCCGGGGCCAAGACCGGCACCCAGCTCCGCATCCGCGGCAAGGGCATGCCCGACCTGCGCGGCTATAGCCACGGCGACCAGGTGGTCCTTGTCCGCGTAGAGGTCCCCGTCAAGCTCTCGCGGAAGCAGACCTCCCTCCTGGAGCAGTTCGAGGCCGAGGGCGACGCCAAGACCTACCCCGATGTGGATGCCTTCCACCGCGCCGCGCGCGACGCCATGAAGCCGGGGAAGTAGGACGCCCGGTTCAGTCCCTTCGTGACTTGAGGCGCGGAAGCCCGGTGGCGTACCATGTCCGCGTCCCCGTTTCCCGGGGACAAAACAAGGGCTGAGGCATGGTTCCGGATTCACGCATGACCCCCGCGGCGGTGGCGCCGTTTGTGGACCGCTTTCTCTCCGTCGCGGAGGGGAAATGCGCCCGCCTTGCGCGCAAATGGATGGACGGCCGCGGCGGCATGGGCGCGCCCGTGTTCACCCGCGCGGGCAAATACACCGCCCGCGGCTGGACCGAATGGACCCAGGGTTTCCTCTTCGGCGGCCCCCTGCTTGTCTTCGACGCCACGGGCGACCGCGCCTCCCTTGACGCCGGCATCCGGGGCACCCTGGACCGCATGGCCCCCCACGTCAGCCACACCGGCGTCCACGACCACGGCTTCAACAACGTCTCGACCTACGGCACCCTGCGGCGGCTGATCCTGGAGGGGAGGGTCCCGGACCACGGCGGCATGCTGGCGCAGTGCGAACTGGCCCTGAAGGTTTCGGGCGCGGTGCAGGCCGCCCGGTGGACCGCCACCACCGAGACCGGCGGCGGCTACGTCTACTCCTTCAACGGCCCCCACTCGCTTTTCTGCGACACCATCCGCTCGTGCCGGAGCCTTGTGCTCGCGCACCAGCTCGGCCACGCGCTCATGGGCGAGAACGACCGGCCCGTTTCCCTCCTTGACCGCGCCGCGGCGCACATCCGCAGCACCCTCGCGTGGAACGTCTTCCACGGCGAAGGGCGCGACCTCTACGACGTGCCGGGCCGGGTCGCCCACGAGAGCCTCTTCAACGTGAACGACGGGAAGTACCGCTGCCCCTCCACCCAGCAGGGCTATTCCCCCTTCTCCACCTGGACCCGGGGGCTGGCGTGGGTGCTCCTCGGCTGCGCCGAGCAGTTGGAGTGGTTCTCCCGGCCCTGCGTGCAGTTCGAGGGCAAGGCCGCCTTCCTCCGGGAAATGGAGCGCGCCGCCCGCGCCACGGCGGACTTCTACCTGTGCCACAGCTCCGCCGACGGCATCCCCTTCTGGGACACCGGCGCGCCGGGTCTGGCGGCGGGCGTCGCTGACTACGCGGGGCCTTCGGACCCGTGGGACGGGCCGGAGCCCGTGGACAGCTCCGCCGCCGCGATCTCGGCCCAGGGCCTGATCCGGCTCGGCCTGCGCCTGGGCAGCAGGGGAAGCGGCTATCTTCGGGCCGGTCTCGGCGTGTCCCGCACGCTGTTTTCGCCGCCCTACCTCTCCGAAGCCCCGAAACACGAGGGGCTCCTCCTCCACTCCGTCTATCACCGCCCGCGCGGCTGGGATTATGTTCCCAAAGGCCGGAGAATCCCCTGCGGCGAGTCCTCCCTGTGGGGGGATTATCACGCCCTCGAGCTGGCGGTTCTGGTCAAGCGGCTCGCCCGCCGGGAGCCCCCGGCCACGTTCTTCGCCGGAGGGTGAGCACCGGACGGGTGGGCATTAAGGAGTGCGGGAGATGAAGAGGTTCTTTGGGTGTCCCCTGCGCGCGGCGGCAGTCTCGGCCGCCGCCGTCCTGTTCGCCGCGGGGGCCGTGGCCGGCCCCATGTTCTCCAGGGACCTGCGGACCACCGCCGGCGTGTCGGAGTACCACGACGTGCCGATGACCGACGGCACGCCGCTGGCCACGGACGTCTATCTCCCGGACGCGGGCGGCGGCCCCTGGCCCGTCATTCTCCTCCGCAACACCTACACCCGCAACATGAACCTCAACCGCTATGTGAACGACGGCTATGCCGCCGTGGTCCAGGCCCCGCGCGGCCTCCACGGCAGCGGCGGCGAGGCCCACGCCTTCTATTACGACGGCTGGCGCGAGGGGCTCACGGACGGGGCGGACACCGTCGCCTGGGTGAAGAAGCAGCCCTGGTGCAACGGAAAGATCGCCACCACCGGGGAGTCCGCCCTGGCCATGGTCCAGATGCTCATGGCCCCCGTCACGCGCGATGTCGCCGCCCAGTACATCTACCTGACCCCGGCCAATTTCTACTTCGAGGTCGTCTATCCCGGCGGTGCCTTCCGCAAGAACCTGGTCGAGGGGTGGCTCACGCTTCTCGGGCAGTATGACGTCGCCGCCGTCTACCGGGGCCACCCGGTCTATGACGACTTCTGGTCCTACTACAACGTCGTCGCCCGCGCGAAGGACATCACCGCCCCCGCCGTCTTCATGGGCGGATGGTACGACATCTTCCAGCCGGGCACGGTGGACGCCTTCATCTCCCGCGAGACCGAAGGCGGCGAGGGCGCGCGCGGGAAGAACTACCTCGTCATGGGCTGGCGCACGCACAACAACGACTCCTCGCCGGACTACCAGTTGCCCTCTAGGGACCCCGCCGTCAGTTCAGGGGACATCGCCAACCGCCTGTTCTCGCATTATCTCAAAGGCGATGAGAAAGCCCTCGACGGCATCCCCAAGGTGCAGTACTACGTCATGGGCGACGACCGCGACCCCAATGCCCCGGGCAACGAGTGGCGCACCGCCGAAACCTGGCCCCCCTTCCCGACAGAGGAGGCCGCCTTCCACCTCGCCCCGGACGGACTGCTCTCCCGCGACGCCGTGCCCCCGGCCGGGTCGCTGGAGTTCACCTTCGACCCCAAGAACCCCGTGCCCACCCTGGGCGGTGCCAACCTCCTGCCCAACCTCAAGGCGGGGCCCTATGACCAGCGCAAGGTTTCCAGCCGCCCGGACATCCTGAAGTTCGCCACCCCCGTGCTGGAGGCACCCGTCGAGACCGTCGGACGCCTCCGCGTCACCCTCTACGTCTCCTCCGACGCCCCTGACACGGACTTCACGGCGAAACTGGTGGACGTCTTTCCCGACGGCGACGGCCGCGA
This portion of the Candidatus Hydrogenedentota bacterium genome encodes:
- a CDS encoding glycosyl hydrolase; the encoded protein is MVPDSRMTPAAVAPFVDRFLSVAEGKCARLARKWMDGRGGMGAPVFTRAGKYTARGWTEWTQGFLFGGPLLVFDATGDRASLDAGIRGTLDRMAPHVSHTGVHDHGFNNVSTYGTLRRLILEGRVPDHGGMLAQCELALKVSGAVQAARWTATTETGGGYVYSFNGPHSLFCDTIRSCRSLVLAHQLGHALMGENDRPVSLLDRAAAHIRSTLAWNVFHGEGRDLYDVPGRVAHESLFNVNDGKYRCPSTQQGYSPFSTWTRGLAWVLLGCAEQLEWFSRPCVQFEGKAAFLREMERAARATADFYLCHSSADGIPFWDTGAPGLAAGVADYAGPSDPWDGPEPVDSSAAAISAQGLIRLGLRLGSRGSGYLRAGLGVSRTLFSPPYLSEAPKHEGLLLHSVYHRPRGWDYVPKGRRIPCGESSLWGDYHALELAVLVKRLARREPPATFFAGG
- a CDS encoding CocE/NonD family hydrolase gives rise to the protein MKRFFGCPLRAAAVSAAAVLFAAGAVAGPMFSRDLRTTAGVSEYHDVPMTDGTPLATDVYLPDAGGGPWPVILLRNTYTRNMNLNRYVNDGYAAVVQAPRGLHGSGGEAHAFYYDGWREGLTDGADTVAWVKKQPWCNGKIATTGESALAMVQMLMAPVTRDVAAQYIYLTPANFYFEVVYPGGAFRKNLVEGWLTLLGQYDVAAVYRGHPVYDDFWSYYNVVARAKDITAPAVFMGGWYDIFQPGTVDAFISRETEGGEGARGKNYLVMGWRTHNNDSSPDYQLPSRDPAVSSGDIANRLFSHYLKGDEKALDGIPKVQYYVMGDDRDPNAPGNEWRTAETWPPFPTEEAAFHLAPDGLLSRDAVPPAGSLEFTFDPKNPVPTLGGANLLPNLKAGPYDQRKVSSRPDILKFATPVLEAPVETVGRLRVTLYVSSDAPDTDFTAKLVDVFPDGDGREINVLDGIRRVKTRDGYDKVTPPLTGPGQVVRLDIDLWNTAWVFNKGHRIAVHISSSNYPKFDVNPNTGADHPEPGAELRKAQNRVHFGGDTPSALWLPVKKS
- the dnaJ gene encoding molecular chaperone DnaJ, with translation MAKTRDLYEILGVAKGASQDEIRKAYLKLAHKYHPDKTGGDKAAEEKLKEINGAYDVLKNPEKRAQYDQFGSADGQPFGGGGFGGAGGFGGFGGGEGGGFEDLFDMLFGQGGGRRGAADRTRRGADLEGAVRVSLMEAAHGTKKIFSFNRAEPCADCGGAGAAKGSKPETCRQCGGSGQIRASQGIFSVSRTCPVCNGRGQVIASPCHACGGAGVRRARRELNVDIPPGVDDGQRLRVQGEGEAGRNGGGRGDLYISIQVESHPLFTRKGTTVYCEVPVTFGQAALGGSVDVPTLHGMVSVKIPAGAKTGTQLRIRGKGMPDLRGYSHGDQVVLVRVEVPVKLSRKQTSLLEQFEAEGDAKTYPDVDAFHRAARDAMKPGK